In the Malus domestica chromosome 16, GDT2T_hap1 genome, one interval contains:
- the LOC139192767 gene encoding uncharacterized protein: MHTRKSKSIDLASYDPEIERTFRKLQRKIKQKCASASLPPSSPPHLSSEEEEEPQEGMADNRTLRELAMPNTDQQPLCITYPNAGGGFELKSGMIHYLPKFYGFSTEDANKHLMEFHVVCSGMRPANVDEEQVKLRAFPFTLEPKAKEWLYNLPPGSMNTWNQVKQAFLEQYFPATKAASIRKDICAIRQQHGEPFGDYYERFTHLVASCPNHQISEHLLIQYFYEGLCGTDRIMLDAASGGAFMDKTPINAKALLKNIAGNTRQFGGRDELPFKKVNEVIVAPKQVCGVCSMMGHATDMCPSLMDQGGLEQANALGGFQGQQRQKYDPYSNNYNVGWRDHPHLKWNNQDNGQQSVPNNYNRPPGFFQARPQAPFQPQQQQAPSKSLEDLIASLANSTQSHQQKTDKAIENLERQMSQLASLMGQQHQPGRLPSQTVTNPNAEQLNAMTLRSGKEVFEHPRMQQGELQTKNLEQDEASTKIEKFMKSKKEQTDKEILDTFRKVQVNLPLLDAIKQVPKYAKFLKELCTNKRRFNDQETVALSEEASAVLQRKLPPKLKDAGSFTIPCVIGGKEFGRALCDLGASINLMPYSVYESLNLGELKETKVIIQLADRSNRYPKGLLDYVLVQVNELIFPADFFVLEMEHDPMPTALPLILGRPFLRTARTKIDVYDGTLTMEIDGEIVKFRIFDAMRIVLMKVWDKAPKLELKPIPEHLKYAFLGEDETLPVIISSQLSIEEGEKLIRELKDHKTAITWSITDIKDSNWRVMMLQSLPQLLAKYLYIHENERNIKRINTRGSLHIGCLGVVGGASAVGGVTEGGGIGG; this comes from the exons CTAGCTTCATACGATCCAGAGATTGAACGAACATTTCGAAAGCTTCAGAGAAAAATCAAGCAAAAGTGTGCATCGGCGTCTTTACCACCATCTTCTCCACCACATTTAAGttcggaagaggaggaggaaccaCAAGAAGGCATGGCTGATAACCGTACATTGAGGGAGTTGGCAATGCCAAATACGGATCAACAACCATTGTGCATCACATACCCCAATGCAGGAGGAGGATTTGAGCTTAAGTCCGGCATGATTCACTACTTGCCTAAGTTCTATGGCTTCTCAACAGAGGATGCCAACAAGCATCTCATGGAGTTTCACGTGGTATGCTCAGGAATGAGACCAGCAAATGTGGATGAGGAGCAAGTCAAATTGAGGGCATTCCCATTTACATTAGAACCCAAGGCAAAGGAGTGGCTTTACAATTTACCCCCGGGATCAATGAACACCTGGAACCAGGTGAAGCAAGCATTCTTGGAGCAATATTTTCCAGCCACCAAAGCTGCAAGCATAAGGAAAGACATATGTGCAATCCGACAACAACATGGAGAGCCCTTTGGAGATTACTATGAGCGATTCACACATTTGGTTGCATCTTGTCCTAATCATCAAATTTCAGAGCATCTTTTAATACAGTATTTTTATGAAGGATTATGTGGTACTGATCGTATAATGCTTGATGCAGCCAGTGGAGGAGCATTCATGGACAAGACACCAATAAATGCTAAGGCATTATTAAAGAACATTGCTGGCAACACACGACAAtttggagggagagatgagctaCCTTTTAAGAAAGTTAACGAG GTTATTGTGGCTCCAAAACAGGTGTGTGGTGTATGTTCAATGATGGGACATGCCACGGACATGTGCCCTTCGTTGATGGATCAAGGTGGTCTTGAGCAAGCTAATGCATTAGGAGGATTTCAAGGGCAACAAAGGCAAAAGTATGATCCCTATTCCAACAACTATAATGTAGGATGGCGCGATCATCCACACTTAAAATGGAACAATCAAGACAACGGACAACAATCTGTTCCCAACAACTATAACCGTCCGCCTGGCTTCTTTCAAGCAAGACCGCAGGCACCATTTcagcctcaacaacaacaagctccaagtaagtctcttgaggatttaattgcttctttagctaactctactcaatctcatcaacagaaaacagacaaagcaattgaaaaccttgagcGCCAAATGAGTCAGTTAGCAAGTTTGATGGGGCAACAACACCAACCAGGAAGGTTACCAAGCCAAACTGTGACAAATCCAAATGCGGAGCAGTTAAATGCTATGActttaaggagtggaaaagaagtttttgAGCATCCAAGGATGCAACAAGGGGAGTTACAAACCAAAAATCTTGAGCAAGAtgaagcttcaacaaaaattgaaaa GTTTATGAAGTCAAAGAAAGAGCAAACTGATAAGGAAATCTTGGATACTTTCCGAAAAGTCCAAGTGAACTTACCTCTTTTAGATGCCATAAAACAAGTGCCCAAGTATGCAAAGTTCCTTAAAGAGCTTTGTACAAACAAGAGGAGATTCAATGATCAAGAAACTGTGGCATTAAGTGAGGAAGCATCAGCTGTTTTGCAAAGGAAGCTACCACCAAAGTTGAAGGATGCcggtagctttaccattccatgTGTAATTGGAGGGAAAGAGTTTGGGAGAGCATTGTGTGATTTGGGGGCATCCATCAATCTGATGCCATATTCAGTGTATGAATCATTGAACCTTGGAGAGTTGAAGGAAACAAAGGTAATAATCCAGTTGGCAGATCGTTCAAATAGATATCCGAAAGGCTTATTGGATTATGTACTTGTGCAAGTGAATGAGCTTATTTTTCCTGCtgatttttttgttcttgagatGGAACATGACCCTATGCCTACTGCACTTCCTCTTATATTGGGAAGACCATTCCTTAGAACGGCACGTACAAAGATTGACGTCTATGATGGTACCTTGACCATGGAAATTGATGGAGAAATTGTCAAATTCAGAATCTTCGATGCTATGAG GATTGTTTTAATGAAAGTGTGGGACAAG gcacccaaatTGGAGCTTAAACCAATTCCTGAAcatttgaagtatgcatttttgGGAGAGGATGAAACATTACCGGTCATCATATCGTCACAACTTTCAATAGAAGAGGGGGAAAAACTGATCCGGGAACTGAAGGATCACAAAACTGCCATAACTTGGAGCATTACAGATATCAAAGATAGCAATTGGAGA GTAATGATGTTGCAATCTCTACCACAACTTCTTGCAAAGTACTTGTacattcatgaaaacgaaaggaacattaagcggataaatacaagagggagccttcacataGGCTGCTTAggagtagtcggcggagcttcagcagtcggcggggtcacggaaggaggaggtatcggaggttga